In the genome of Luteitalea pratensis, the window CGCGGCCTCGACGAGGTGCAGAAGCTCACCGACCAGCATGTCGGGTTGATCGACGACTTCCAGAAGAAGAAGGATCAGGAACTCCTCACGGTGTGACCCCCACCGTCGCCATCCTCTTCACCGGCGGCACGATCTCGATGCGCATCGACACGCGCTCGGGATCGGCCGTCCCGGCCATGCGCGGCGACGACATCCTCGTGCACGTTCCGCAACTGGCCGACGTGGCCGACATCGAGCTCGAGGATGTCGCGCAGTTGCCCGGTCCGCACGTCACACCGGAACACATGTGGCGCCTGGCCCGTCGCGTCGCGGCATGGCTGGAGCGGCCGGACGTCGACGGCGTGGTCGTCACGCACGGCACCGACACGCTGGAGGAGACCGCCTACTTCCTGGACATCGCGCTGCGTACCGACAAGCCGGTGGTGCTGGTCGGCGCCATCCGCACGATGTCCGAGCCGAGCTGGGACGGTCCCGCGAACCTGGTGCACGCCGTGCAGGTCGCCGGCTCCCCCGCCTCCCGGGCACGCGGCGTCATGGTCGCGATGAACGAGCAGATCCTCTCGGCCCGGGAAGTCGAGAAGGTGCATACGGAAGCCGCCGCGTCGTTTCAGTCGCGCGAGTTCGGGCCGGTGGGCGTCGTCGATGCCGGAGTGGTGCGGTACCTGCGATCGAGTCCGCGCGAGGCCGGCTGGTTCGACGCCGAGGCCGATGGACTGCTGCGGGTGCGCCGCGTCGAGCCTGAGGTCGACCTGATCAAGGTCGCCGCGGGAGCGGACGGCCGGTACGTGCGGTGCTCGATGGCCAGCGGCACCAGGGGACTGGTGATCGAGGCACTCGGCCGCGGCAACGTGCCGCCAGCGATGCTCGACGACCTGGGCGCAGCCGTCCACAGTGGCCTGCCCGTGGTCCTCACCTCACGCTGCGGCGCCGGCAGCGTTCGCGAACGCTACGGCTACGAAGGTGGCGGACGCGGGCTGCGCGATCTCGGCCTGATCTTCGCGGGGCGCCTCAGCGGCGTGAAGGCGCGCATCAAGCTGATGCTCGCCCTCGGCCACACCCACGACCACGACCGCCTGCGCGAGATCTTCGACGATCCCATGGGCTAGGACTCAAGTCTCAAGTCTCACGTCTCACGTCTCAGGCAAGGCCTGCTTGAGACCTGAGACCTGAGACCTGCACCTATTCGTCCCCGAAACTGATTCCGAGCGACTTCGCGGTCCGGACGACGTCCCCGTCGGCCGGGACGAGGCGCATCTTGCCGCCGACGTCGGCCAGGGGGATCGATCCGATCTCCGGCGGGTGGAAGGCAACCATCCGATCGCTCTCGCCCTTGACCAGGAGTTCCACGGCCATCGCACCGAACCGGGTGGCGAGCATGCGGTCGAAGCTGGTCGGCGAGCCGCCGCGCTGGAGGTGACCGAGCACCACGGTGCGCGTCTCCTTGCCGGTCAGTTTCTCGAGTTCGGCGGCGACACGGTGGCCGACGCCGCCAAGCCGCTCGACGTATCCGCCGTCTGCCGCCTTGACGAGCGACACCTTGCCGCCCCGCGGCACGGCGCCCTCGGCGACCACGACGATACTGAACTTGGCCCCGAAGGAGTCACGCTCCTTGATCCTCTGGGCGACGATGTCGATGTCGTACGGGATCTCCGGGACCATGATGACGTCGGCGCCGCCGGCGACGCCCGAGTACAGGGCAATCCAGCCCGCGTAGCGCCCCATGACCTCGACCACCATGACGCGCTGATGCGCCTGGGCGGTCGTGTGCAACCGGTCGATGGCGTCGGTGGCAAACGCTACGGCCGTGTCGAACCCGAAGCAGTTGGTGGTGCCGACGATGTCATTGTCGATCGTCTTGGGCACGCCGATGATCGGCATCCCCTTCTTGTTGAACTCGTGCGCGATGGAGAGCGTCCCGTCGCCGCCGATGACGACGATGCCGTCGATCTGCAGCTTGTGGAACATCTCCATGCATCGCTCGGCGTAGTCCTTCGGGCCGTCGCTGGTGTCGATCGGCTTGAGGAAGGGATTGCCGCGGTTGACGGTCCCGAGGATCGTGCCGCCGACTCGAAGGATCCCGGTGACGTTCCGCGGCGTGAGCACGGTGTGGCGGTTGGTCTCGAGCAGCCCGTCGAAGCTGTTCTCGAGGCCGAGACACTCGATCCCGTAGTTGTAGGACGACTTGACCACGGCGCGGATGACCGCGTTCAGGCCGGGGGCGTCACCACCTCCGGTGAGTACACCAATCCGACGGACCTTGCTCATACGAAGACGTCAATCCTGAGAAGAAAAAAACGGGGAATCCAGCGTGGATCACGCTGTGGACTGCTGAAGTATAAACGCAAACGGGAGCGTTCCCGCGCTGGGAACGCCCCTGCCGAGTGAGCCGGACGGGTTACCGCGGCTGGCGCCGAGTGACCTGATCCCATACGGTGGCCGCGCCACCGCCGATCGCCGCACCGATGAGTGCGCCCTTCTTGCCGCCGGTGGCCGCCCCGACGCCTGCCCCAGCGCCAGCGGCCGACCCGATGATCAACGCGCTCTTCTGCCAACTTCGCGTCGCCGGCCGACGGTACTCGACGATGTCGTTGTCATAGGCGACGCGCCTGGCCTGTGGGCTCGAGGCAACTCTGCGCACCGGCGCCGCGGCGACCGGCTGGTATCCGCCCACGGGCGCGGATACGTATGTCGGGGTCATCGGACTCACAGGGACCACCGGGGCGGCAGCGACAAGCGGCGTCCCCAGGACCGGGGTCGCCATGGGCGCCGCGGACACGCATTCGACCTGCGGCACGACCGCGCCGGAGACAACGACCTGGCGCATCAGCGCCTGCTGCCCGGCCGGGCACGAGAGCAACACCGGCGCCGACACTGCAGACTGCACGCTCGCAGGCGTCCCCGAAGCAAGGCCGGCAGTGCCGGGCACCTGGGATGGCCCCGAGGCACAGGCGCTGGCGCCCGCGAGGATCGTGACCAGGGCGATGTGGGGGCGGATCGTGGCGAGCGTGGGAAGGGACATCATCGTTGACCTCCTTGGCCTGTTGCCTCTCTCCACACCAAGGGTCGTGCCACTCCGATTGCCCTCCCCAAGTGCCAGCAACGAGCGGATGCGGCGGTCCCGCCATCGTCTCGCTCTGGTCGGGGTGTGCCCTTGTGAGGACGGTCATCCCGGTACACGCACGAGGGGCCCGTACGTCGTCGACGCACAGGCCCGTCCATTCAACCTTATCAAGAGACCGGCTCAGCGGAGTTGGCGCGACACGGCGCCCACGCTCAGCAAGGCGCCGCCCACCAGCACCAGCAATGTGGGCTCCGGAACGTCGGTGGGAGTGGGATTCCCCATTTCGTCCTCGACGGCGCTGACGTTCAGGGTCTCGAACCCGCCTGCGGCGCCCCAAACGAAGAACTGCGCCCCGATGATGACTCCCGGATGTTGCCGGTACATGCTGGCGCGGGCGCGAAGGCACCGTGAAAGAGGCACTGAATGCGTACGAGATCAAACTCGGCAGCACGGGCTTCACCCATGACCTTCGTTCGCCATTCTTCTCCGCGCTTACGTGTCTATCGCCAACCCCGCGGCGAGCCACGCCTGACGTACGTCGAGCTCACGCGCCGCTGGCACGAGCACGAAGTCGGTGTCGAATGTCGCGGTCACGAAGACGGGGATGTCCACGCCGGCGAGCGGCGAGCTCAGCCGGGAAACGATGCCGGTGAGCGAGAAGTCAAGGGGACCGGCGACCACGAAGGCCGTAAACGGTCCTTCGTGACGCACGCCCGCCGGCACGCGGTCGATCGGACAGACGATGGACAACTCGTCCGGCGTTCGCGTGATCGACCAGACGGGTCCTTGCTGCATCCACGGCTCGACTGCGGCTGAGGGGTCGCACCGGCACACCGCGAGTGTGACCTCGAGCTTACGCAACCGGATGGGAAACGCGTCGCGCGTGAGGCTCATCGGCAACAGGGGCTGAAAGCGGAGGTCGGAAACGACAAACGCCGCAGCAGCCAGGGGCTCGTGCGGCGTTGATGTGTTGGTGGACGGCAGGAGGCTCGAACTCCCGACCTCCGCGTTGCGAACGCGGCGCTCTCCCAGCTGAGCTAGCCGCCCACTTCTGCTTCCGACCGTCTCGGGGGAGACGGCCGCGCGGCTGGCTCGCGGCCGGGCCAGACCTGCGTCGCTCGGCCTCAGGCGACCCTTCCGCCCGTTGACCGAACGCAAATTGTAGCACACCCGCCTTCGCCCTTGGCTTCGGCGAGGCCGGCGCGCGGCAGACCCCATTGGGCATTAGGCATCGGACATTAGGCATCAGGCATTGGGCATTTCTATAATGGTCCCATCGTGCCCATCTTCGAATACCGCTGCGACCACTGTGGCCACCGCTTCGAAGCCATCGTCCTGAATGGTCGGCAACCGGACCAGTGCCCGCAATGCGACCAACCGGACCTTCGCAAGCAGGTCTCGACGTTTGCCGCGCACGTCTCCGGTAGCACCAGTTTCCCCTCCGCACCCGCTGCCTGCGGCTCCTGCGGCGATCCACGCGGCCCCGGCAGTTGTCGGATGCACTGACCGGAGCCAGCGCCCTGTTCCATCTCCGCCGTCGCTCCCCCGTCGTCGTGGCCGATACGCTGGACCACATGGCCGGCCTGTGTCGGGCCCTGGGGCGTGCGCCCGAAGCCGCGCACTGGGCACATCTGTCCACCTCGATCCGCCGGGTGCTCGATCACCAGCCGCGCACGCCATGGAGCCTGCTGCGCCGATCGCTCGACGCGCAGGGATTGCTCGCCCTGCGTGACTCCGAACTCCTCGAAAGAGTTCGACGCGCCGATCATGACGAGATCGCCCACATGCAGCGGCGACTGCCGGCAGGCGCTCGCGCGCTGATCCGTCACGGGCAGCACCCGCTGCGGCACCGGGTCGCCGACGAGGACGTGCTGCTCGAGGCCGATCTCGAACGGCATCTGCCGGCCGATCTCGTCGACCTGCTGGCGCCCGAGGGCCCGGAGGACGCGCTGGTCCCGCTCGGCCGCGCGTGGATGCAGGCCAAACAGGTACGCAGGGAACTGGCGACCGCGGCCGGCACGCCGGATGCCTGGCACATGGTGGGCGGCCTGCGCCGCACCGATCCCGTCAGCCCTGATGTCGCGCTGCTCGCCGTCACCGAAGAGCCCGCCGCGTGGAGCCGGAGGGCGGCCGACGCCTTGCCCCGTGACGTACTCGTGGTGGCTGGCGCTCACGCCGTCGCGGTGGCCGCCGAGCCGGAGCCGATCGTCGTGCATGCCGTCACGCCGGAGTCCGTGGCGACCAGCCTGGCGTGGTACACCGGTCCGCGCGGGCACGTCCGCGCACTCAAGGCGCGCGCGGCCGCGGCGGGGCTGGCGCTGACGCGAGAGGCCTTGCTGGACGGCAGCACGGCGGTCCCACTGGCCGACGAAGGCGCGCTCTACACGCGCCTCGACCTGCCCTTCATTGCCGTGGAACTCCGGTCGCGTCCAAACGTGATCGAGGCGGCATTGGCAGGCACGCTGCCGACGTTGCTGGAGGTCGAGGACATCCGCGGCGATCTGCACATGCACACGGTGTACAGCGATGGTCGGGACAGCGTTGCCGGCATGGTGCACGCCGCCCGCGCGCTCGGCTACGGGTACATGGCGATCACCGATCATTCGCCGACGGCGAAGGCGTCGCGCGTCCTCACGCTCGAGCGCATCGCCGAGCAGGCCGGCGAGATCGCCGCGGTCCGCGCGCTGGTGCCCGGCATCACAATCCTGCACGGCATCGAATGCGACATCCAGGAAGACGGCAGCCTCGACGTGCCCGACGCAGTGCTGGAGCGGCTGGATATCGTGCTGGCCTCCCTGCACGAGAGCCATGGCCACTCGCCCGCGCGCCTCCTGCAACGCTACGAGCGCGTGATGCGGCATCCATTGGTCAACGTGATCACCCATCCGGCCAACCGCTCACCCGGCCGTCAGCCCGGTTACTCGCTCGCGTTCGAGCGTTTGTTCGAGCACGCTGCGCGCACGGGCACGGCGGTCGAGATCGACGGCGCACCGGGCCACCTCGACCTCGATTCCCCGCTCGCCGAAACAGCCGCGGCCATCGGCGCACCCATGCTGGTCGACAGCGACTGCCACATGGCCGACCGGTTGGGCCGGCAGATGCGGTTCGGCGTCGGGTTGGCGCGACGGGCGGGGATTACGAAAGCCCAGGTCCTCAACACCCGCGATGTCTCGGCCATCCGCGATTTCGTGGCCGCCAAGCGCCAAGGGCGGCCGTGGCAGGCGTAAGCGCGACATCCGACGAGACGGGGCCTGCGCACGTCAAAGGATTACCCATGCCCACCCGACGCTCGATCCTCCTCGCGTGCCTCGCCATGACGGCCATTACCGCGCCGTCGGCCCCAGCCCAGCCCGCCCCTTCCGACGCCCTGGCCAAGGCCGTCCAGGGGCACTATCAGCAAGTACGCGACTTCACCGCCAGCTTCGAACAGGCGTACGTCGGCGGCGCCCTCAAGCGGAAGACAGTCGAGCGTGGCACCGTCGCCATCCGCAAGCCGGGACGGATGCGCTGGGATTACGAGTCGCCCGAGAAGAAACTGTTCATCGCCGACGGCACACGCATGTACTTCTACGTTCCGGCCGATAAGCAGGTACGAGTCAGCGCCATGCCGGAATCGGGACGAGTACCGACGCCGATCCTCTTCCTCGCGGGCCGCGGGGACCTGCTCCGCGATTTCCGGGCCGAGGAGGTTCCGGTGCCGGCGGGCGCGACGGGCAGTCGAGCCCTGCGCCTCCGGCCGATTCGCCCCGAACCCGAGTACGACACGCTGACGCTGGTCGTGGACGGGACGTCGTTTGCCATGCGGCAACTGATCGTCGTCGACGGCCAGGGCGGCACCTCCACGTTCAGCTTCGGCAATTTGCGCGAGAATGTCGGCGTGGCCGACAGCCGGTTCGTGTTCACCATGCCCAAGGGTGTCGATGTCGTCACGCAGGAGTGATCGCGGCGGGCCCCGCGCCGCCGCACGACTGGCCATCGGGTTGGTGCTGGCCAGCACACTGGCCTCGTGCGCCACGACGCCAGACGCCTACAAGGTTGGTCAACTCGCCGAGCAACGCGAAGACTTCGACCACGCCATCGTCGCGTACACGCAGGCGCAGGTGGCCGACCCCGACGACAAGGAGATCGCGGTCGTCCTCAAACGCGCGAAGCTGCGCGCCTCGGCGCAGCACCTGGCGAAGGGGCGTCGCCTCGCCGGCGGCGGCACCTACGAGGAGGCGCTGCTCGAGTTCGAGCTGGCCCTCGAACTGAACCCTGCCAATGCCGATGCCGAGACGGCGGTGCGCGAGACCAGGACCGCCTTGCGCACGAAGATGGCCATACGCAAGGACGGTGGCACCCAACTCGAGTCGTTGATCAGCCGCGCGCGCGCCCTGCCGATGCAGGGCCGCGAGTTGCCCGACGTCACGCTCCCCGACTCCGTGGTGTTCCGCGAGGCCGGGAGCCGGGACGTGCTCACCTCGCTGGCCAGGTTTGCCGGCATCAGCATCGTCTTCGACCCACAATTCCGCAGCGTACCGATGTCGATCGACCTACGCGGCTCCACGCTCCCGTCGGCGCTGGACGCGATCGCGCGCGCTACCGGCACCTTCTGGCGTGTCACCGCGCCGAGCACAGTCACGGTGGTGCCCGACACGGCCGCCAAGCGCCGCGAGTACGAAGAGGAAGTGATCCGCACGTTCTACCTGAGCAACGCGGACCTGAAGGAGACCCTCGATCTGCTGCGCATCGTCGTCGACGCGCGGCGCCTGTCGCCGATCACGGCGACCAACGCGATCTCGATCAAGGACACACCCGAGCGCATCGAGGCCGCATCTCGGCTGATCGCGGCAATCGACAAGGCACGCGCCGAGGTCGTCATCGACGTCGAGCTGCTCGAGGTCGATCGCACGCGGTTCAAGCAGTACGGCATCCAGATTCTCTCGCCGGGCAACGACGTCGGGATCGCGGGCCAGATAGACATCAACCAGCCAGGCGGGCTGACACTCGAACAACTCACCAACCTGGGCAAGGGTGACGTGTTCTTCACGAACCTGCCCGGACTGTACTATCGGCTGCTCAAGCAGGACACGGACACGCGCGTGCTCGCGAACCCGCAGTTGCGAACCTCCGATGGACTGCCGGCCCAGGCGAGGTTCGGTGAGGAAGTCCCGGTGCCGCAAGTCACGTTCGCCCCCATCGCAACCGGGGGCGTCAACCAGCAGCCAATCACGTCGTTCACGTACCGCAACGTCGGCGTCAACATCGACATCACGCCGCGGGCGCACCACGACGACGACGTGAGCCTGGCGGTGAAGATCGAGGTGAGCAGCGTCGCGGGCACGGGGTACTCGGGGCTGCCGACCTTCAACACGCGGGCGATCACGACGACCATTCGTCTGCACGACGGCGAGACGAATCTCCTCGCCGGCCTGATCCGCGACAACGAGCGGACGATCCTCAAGGGGATTCCCGGGCTCAGCGACATCCCGGTCGTCGGCAAGATTTTCGCGAGCAACGAACGCGAGACACAGCAGACCGACGTGGTGCTGATGCTCACGCCGCGCATCATCCGGGTGCTCGACCTCGACGAAGAGGACCTGCGTCCGTTCCTCGCGGGCCGGGGAGGCGGGCCGGCCGGGGGCCCATTCGAAGGCACCGTCACGCCGCTGCCGATTCGCCCGGCGCAGCCACCGCAGCCAGACGCCGACAACCCTCCGGGGGCGCAGCCGTTCCCGCAGTTGCCGAGCATCCCCGAGCAGCGGACCGTGCCGCCTCGCACGCTGCCGCCGGCGCCCAACCCGCCGACACCGCCACGGTAGGTAGGGACGGCTCTCTGAGCCGTCCCTGTTCATACCGTCTCTGAGCCATCCATCTTCATACCGCAGTTGGTCCCTCGGCCCATTCGGGAAGCGGGTCGAGGCCTCGGACCGCTCGGAGAGCGGTCCCTGCCTAATCCTCTCGCGCGACGACAGCGCCCAGGGCCGTCAGTCGCTCGACCACCTGGGCGTAGCCGCGCTCGACCGTCTCGAGCGGTCCGACCACGCTTTCGCCGTCGGCGGCGAGGGCCGCCGCGATCAACGCCATGCCCGATCGGAGGTCGCGCGTGTCGAGGTGACGCCCACGCAACGGCGTCGGCCCCGTCACCACCATGCGATGCGAGTCGCACAGGAAGATGTCGGCGCGCATCCCGCTGAGTTGCTCGAGCGCGAACAGCCGCAGCTCGTACATCCAGTCGTGGATCAGCGTCCGGCCCTGGGCCTGTGTCGCCAGCACGGTGAACAGGCTGACCATGTCGCTCGGAAACCCCGGCCACAGCCCTGTCACCAGCCGGCCAGTGGCCACACATCGACCAGCACGCACGTGCACCGCACCATCGCTCATGTCGCAGGGCACCTGCATCCGCTGCAGGACGCTGACGATCGGCTCGAGATCCTCGGGCTCGGCGCCGCGCACCTCGATCGCACCGCGTGTCACCGCCGCGATCACCGCCCAGGTCCCGGCTTCGATGTAGTCGCCGCGCAGCGTGTGGGTTGCCCCACCAAGCTTCGAGACTCCGTGGACACGCAGCCTCGAGGACCCGGCGCCCTCGATGCGTGCGCCCATCGCCGAGAGCAGCGCACACAGTTCGATGACGTGCGGCTCGGTGGCCGCGTGGCGGATCTCGGTCTCGCCGTGCGCAGTCACCGCTGCGAGCACTGCGAGTTCGGTCGCGGTGACCGAGGCCTCGTCGAGATAGAAGGAGGCGCCTCGCAGCCCGTCGGGCGCCTCGAACGCGTGGCCGGCGCCCTCGACAGGCCGGGCGCCGAGCGCCGTCAGCGCCTGGACGTGCGTGGACAGCGTCCGCCGTGACGGGAAGTCTCCGCCAGGCGGGGCGAGGTGCACCTGCCCGCATCGCGCCAGCAGCGGACCCATCAGCAACAGCGATGCGCGCACGCGTCCGACGAGCTGCCCGTCCGGCGTCGCGCCTGGTCGTTCCGCGCCGCGAAGAACCAGCGTGCTCGTGCCGTGCCCCTCGACCGTCGATCCGAGTCCCTGCAGCAGTTCGAGCAACACGTCGACGTCGCGAATCCGCGGGACGTTGTGCAGCGTCACCGGCTCGGTCGTCAGCAAGCTCGCGACGATCAGCGGCAGGGCCGCGTTCTTGTTCCCGCCGACGGTCACGACGCCCTCGAGGCGACGGCCCCCCTGCACGCACAACACGGACATGTCAGCGCTCCCTTTCCCGTGAATGGTCCCACTGACCGAGGTACACGATCTCTTCGTGCAGGTGCACGCCGCTGGCGTGGGCGACGGCCGTACGGCACCTGTCGACGAGCGCCCGCACGTCCGCGGCTCGACTTCCCGGCGCCACGACAATGAAGTTGGCGTGGAGTGCGGAGACAGCGGCCCCGCCTTCCTGTGCGCCCTTGAGCCCGGCGCGATCGATCAGCGCACCCGCGGATCGCGGCACGCCCTCGGGGACCGGGTCTTCGGGGCCGGGGTTCTGGAAGATGCAGCCGGCACTGGACTGATGCAAGGGCTGCGTCCGCTTGCGGAACGCGAGCGACGTCCTCGCCTCGGCACGGAGCGCCTCGGGCGAGCCGCCAGGCGTGACCGCAAACAGCACCGACAGCACCACCTCACCCGAGTGCTGGATGCGGCTGCGGTCGTAGCCGAACGCCATCGCCTCCACGGGTAGGTCGATGACCTCGCCGGAGGGCTGCAGCACACGGACACTGCGCACGTGCTCGCCGATCAAGCGACCCTGGAAGTGGGCGTTGCCGCAGATGGCCCCGCCCACGGTACCGGGCGTCCCTGCCCATGCCTCGAGGCCGGCCAGGCCGCGCCCGGCGAGCCAACGCACCAGCCCGTTGATGGTCACGCCGGCGTCGGCGCGCGCACTCTCCGGGCCGTCCAGTCGCACTTCCCCGCCATGGACGCGCACGGTCAGCCCACGGATGCCGGCGTCGGCGACGACGACATTGGATCCGCCGCCCAGGACCGTCACCGGCACGCCGTTGGCCCTCGCCAGGCGAACCACGGTCACGGTGTCGGTCGCCGATGTCACCGAAGCCAGCAGGTCGGCGGTACCGCCGACGCGAAGGGTTGTCAACCGCGCCAGCGCCGCGTCGCGCTCGACGGTGGCGGCTGGAGCCGCGGTCCTCAGCGCCTCGACAAAGGTGCGCGACAGCTCGAACGGTCGACTCATGCGATCTCTCTCGCCCTGGCATCCTGCTCGAACAGCGCCCGAACAGCGTCGGCATGGCTCACCAACTCGAAGCGGACATCGTCGGCCGGAGCGAGTTGGGCGGCCTGGCCGACATCGGCAGTGATGACGATGGCGACGACCGGATAGCCGCCGGTCGTCTGCCGTTCGGCCATCAGCAGCATCGGCAGTCCCGACGGCAGGACCTGGATCGCACCAGTGACTGTGCCGCTCGACGGGCGATCGGGCATCAGCAGGTGCATCGGCGCACCGTCGAGCGGATATGCCATCCGGCTCGCTCCTGCGGTGATCATGTAAGTGTTAGTGCACATGATAACGAGCGCGTCTGCCGCGACTGGCGCGTCAGGGCCGGCGACCACCCTGAGCACGTTCGTCCGCGGCGAACCCGGCAATCGCCCGGGCCGCACTGGCCCGGCAACGCGCGAACCGATCGCAAGGCGCGAGCCGTCGGTCAACGCACCCCGCCGCGTGTCCAGCGGCCAGGCGCTTCGACTCCCGAGCACGAGTGGCGTGTCGATGCCGCCGCGGACGGCCACGCACGCGCGCGCTCCGCCGCGCCGCTCACCCAGTGTCAGGAGATCGCCGGCAGCCAGGGCGATCGCGGAGTCGGCCGCCATCGGCCGGCCATGCACATCCAGGTCGAACGTCGCGCCCGTGACCGCCGCGTGCATCGGCACTTCGGCGCGCAGGGCGCAGCCGACGAGCGTGACCTCGAGGGCGGCCTCACCCGGGGCGTTGCCGACCAGGGTGTTGGCGCGACGCAGTGCGTCAAGGTCGAGAGCGCCACCGACCGGCACCCCCAGGTGCTGATGGCCCCAGCGTCCCGCGTCCTGGACGGTGGTGTGCAGTCCGGCGCGAACCAGGGTCAGCCCGGGCGCACTCATCGCGAGGCGGCCTCGCGTCTGACGAACCGCACTCGCGTTCCCGGCGCCAGGCGGGCCGGCGGTGTGGCGCCCAGATCGAACAGGGACATGTCGGTGCGGCCGATGATGTGCCACCCGCCTGGGCTCGCCGACGGATAGATGCCCGAATAGGCACCGGCAATCGCCACCGACCCAGGTGGAACCTTCGGCCGCGGCGTGGCTCGTCGGGGCAGGTGCAGCCGCGAGTCGAGCGGACCGAGGTAGGGAAATCCCGGGACAAACCCCACGAAGCAGACGACGTAGTCGACGGCCGCGTGGCGCCGGCACACTTCCTCCGGCGCGAGACCGCACGCCAGCGCGACGTCCTCCAGGTCTGGACCAACCTCGCCTCCATAGACGACAGGCACCTCCACCGCGAATCCGACAGTGGCTGCCTCCCCGTCCGCCTCGGTGGCCCGCAGCGCCAGCGCCACCTGCCGCACGTCACAACGCAACGGGTCGACATGCACGACCAGTTCGCGCATCCCCGGCACGACGTCGCGCACACCCGCGACCTGTGCCATCCGCAGGCGCTGCGCCAGGCGGTGGATGAACGCATTGGCGGCGAGCGGCGAGCCGTCGATGGCGTGCACCGACAGCGCCGCGTCACCGAGCCACTCGAGACGCCAGCCGTCGCTCATCCGGCAGTTCCCGCGCGCAACGCATCGAGCAGCCGGTTGTGGATGTCGTCGAAACCGCCGTTGGACATCACGATCACGAGATCGCCGGGGCGCGCCTCGCGTGCGACGGCCTCCACGATCGCGGCGGTGCCGTCGATGTGGCGTGCGTGCTGACCGCGGGCCGACAGATCGTGCACGAGGTCCGGTACGGAGAGGCGCCGATCGTCGGCAAGGTTGGTGCGGAACACGGACGCGAGGATCACCTCGTCGGCGTCACCAAACGCATCGGTGAACGCCGCCTGGAACACGCGCAGGCAGCTCGACGCAGACCGGGGCTCGAAGATCGCCCACACGCGCGCGTCGGGG includes:
- a CDS encoding PHP domain-containing protein — protein: MAGLCRALGRAPEAAHWAHLSTSIRRVLDHQPRTPWSLLRRSLDAQGLLALRDSELLERVRRADHDEIAHMQRRLPAGARALIRHGQHPLRHRVADEDVLLEADLERHLPADLVDLLAPEGPEDALVPLGRAWMQAKQVRRELATAAGTPDAWHMVGGLRRTDPVSPDVALLAVTEEPAAWSRRAADALPRDVLVVAGAHAVAVAAEPEPIVVHAVTPESVATSLAWYTGPRGHVRALKARAAAAGLALTREALLDGSTAVPLADEGALYTRLDLPFIAVELRSRPNVIEAALAGTLPTLLEVEDIRGDLHMHTVYSDGRDSVAGMVHAARALGYGYMAITDHSPTAKASRVLTLERIAEQAGEIAAVRALVPGITILHGIECDIQEDGSLDVPDAVLERLDIVLASLHESHGHSPARLLQRYERVMRHPLVNVITHPANRSPGRQPGYSLAFERLFEHAARTGTAVEIDGAPGHLDLDSPLAETAAAIGAPMLVDSDCHMADRLGRQMRFGVGLARRAGITKAQVLNTRDVSAIRDFVAAKRQGRPWQA
- a CDS encoding LolA family protein, producing MPTRRSILLACLAMTAITAPSAPAQPAPSDALAKAVQGHYQQVRDFTASFEQAYVGGALKRKTVERGTVAIRKPGRMRWDYESPEKKLFIADGTRMYFYVPADKQVRVSAMPESGRVPTPILFLAGRGDLLRDFRAEEVPVPAGATGSRALRLRPIRPEPEYDTLTLVVDGTSFAMRQLIVVDGQGGTSTFSFGNLRENVGVADSRFVFTMPKGVDVVTQE
- a CDS encoding asparaginase, translated to MTPTVAILFTGGTISMRIDTRSGSAVPAMRGDDILVHVPQLADVADIELEDVAQLPGPHVTPEHMWRLARRVAAWLERPDVDGVVVTHGTDTLEETAYFLDIALRTDKPVVLVGAIRTMSEPSWDGPANLVHAVQVAGSPASRARGVMVAMNEQILSAREVEKVHTEAAASFQSREFGPVGVVDAGVVRYLRSSPREAGWFDAEADGLLRVRRVEPEVDLIKVAAGADGRYVRCSMASGTRGLVIEALGRGNVPPAMLDDLGAAVHSGLPVVLTSRCGAGSVRERYGYEGGGRGLRDLGLIFAGRLSGVKARIKLMLALGHTHDHDRLREIFDDPMG
- a CDS encoding ACT domain-containing protein, which translates into the protein MSLTRDAFPIRLRKLEVTLAVCRCDPSAAVEPWMQQGPVWSITRTPDELSIVCPIDRVPAGVRHEGPFTAFVVAGPLDFSLTGIVSRLSSPLAGVDIPVFVTATFDTDFVLVPAARELDVRQAWLAAGLAIDT
- a CDS encoding 6-phosphofructokinase, which produces MSKVRRIGVLTGGGDAPGLNAVIRAVVKSSYNYGIECLGLENSFDGLLETNRHTVLTPRNVTGILRVGGTILGTVNRGNPFLKPIDTSDGPKDYAERCMEMFHKLQIDGIVVIGGDGTLSIAHEFNKKGMPIIGVPKTIDNDIVGTTNCFGFDTAVAFATDAIDRLHTTAQAHQRVMVVEVMGRYAGWIALYSGVAGGADVIMVPEIPYDIDIVAQRIKERDSFGAKFSIVVVAEGAVPRGGKVSLVKAADGGYVERLGGVGHRVAAELEKLTGKETRTVVLGHLQRGGSPTSFDRMLATRFGAMAVELLVKGESDRMVAFHPPEIGSIPLADVGGKMRLVPADGDVVRTAKSLGISFGDE
- a CDS encoding type II secretion system protein GspD, translating into MSSRRSDRGGPRAAARLAIGLVLASTLASCATTPDAYKVGQLAEQREDFDHAIVAYTQAQVADPDDKEIAVVLKRAKLRASAQHLAKGRRLAGGGTYEEALLEFELALELNPANADAETAVRETRTALRTKMAIRKDGGTQLESLISRARALPMQGRELPDVTLPDSVVFREAGSRDVLTSLARFAGISIVFDPQFRSVPMSIDLRGSTLPSALDAIARATGTFWRVTAPSTVTVVPDTAAKRREYEEEVIRTFYLSNADLKETLDLLRIVVDARRLSPITATNAISIKDTPERIEAASRLIAAIDKARAEVVIDVELLEVDRTRFKQYGIQILSPGNDVGIAGQIDINQPGGLTLEQLTNLGKGDVFFTNLPGLYYRLLKQDTDTRVLANPQLRTSDGLPAQARFGEEVPVPQVTFAPIATGGVNQQPITSFTYRNVGVNIDITPRAHHDDDVSLAVKIEVSSVAGTGYSGLPTFNTRAITTTIRLHDGETNLLAGLIRDNERTILKGIPGLSDIPVVGKIFASNERETQQTDVVLMLTPRIIRVLDLDEEDLRPFLAGRGGGPAGGPFEGTVTPLPIRPAQPPQPDADNPPGAQPFPQLPSIPEQRTVPPRTLPPAPNPPTPPR
- a CDS encoding FmdB family zinc ribbon protein — protein: MPIFEYRCDHCGHRFEAIVLNGRQPDQCPQCDQPDLRKQVSTFAAHVSGSTSFPSAPAACGSCGDPRGPGSCRMH